From a single Bryobacter aggregatus MPL3 genomic region:
- a CDS encoding YihY/virulence factor BrkB family protein, whose amino-acid sequence MVGWMMIKQIGMEILAEWNRVEATRLGAALAFYSMLSIAPLLVVAIAVAGAILGESAVRGELSHQMQELIGAKGAAAIEELISSSARQNTEGLFASALSFLMLLWAAGSVVSELRSSLNKIWGRDGEDTFKGFVLGRTYALALVLGAGFLLLLSLLASAVLAALSKHLSVAVGGLTPVLELWNFVSSLVLGTILFALIIRGIPGVDVSWRDTMPGAFLTAVLFTFGKYLIGLYLGRAGIDSTYGAAGSLVIFLLWVYYASQILYLGAIVTKIWVQHHAPRPVLVAG is encoded by the coding sequence GTGGTCGGTTGGATGATGATCAAGCAGATTGGGATGGAAATTCTAGCGGAATGGAATCGCGTCGAGGCGACACGCCTGGGAGCGGCGCTGGCATTTTATAGCATGCTTTCCATTGCGCCCCTGCTAGTGGTGGCGATTGCGGTGGCCGGAGCGATTCTGGGGGAATCTGCGGTGCGCGGAGAGTTGTCGCATCAGATGCAGGAGCTGATCGGCGCCAAGGGGGCGGCGGCAATCGAGGAGTTGATCAGCAGCAGTGCACGGCAGAACACGGAAGGATTGTTTGCCTCGGCGCTGAGTTTTCTGATGTTGTTGTGGGCCGCGGGATCGGTGGTGAGCGAGCTGCGAAGCAGCCTCAATAAGATCTGGGGGCGGGATGGCGAGGATACGTTCAAGGGCTTTGTTTTGGGGCGGACCTATGCTCTGGCGCTGGTGCTGGGCGCTGGATTTCTTCTGCTGTTGTCCTTGCTGGCGAGCGCGGTATTGGCGGCCTTGTCGAAGCATCTGAGTGTGGCGGTGGGCGGGCTGACTCCGGTGCTGGAGCTTTGGAATTTTGTGTCTTCCCTGGTGCTTGGGACGATCCTGTTTGCCTTGATTATCCGAGGCATTCCGGGAGTGGATGTGTCCTGGCGCGATACCATGCCGGGGGCCTTTTTGACGGCGGTGTTATTTACCTTTGGGAAGTATCTGATCGGGTTGTATCTGGGGCGGGCGGGGATTGATTCGACTTATGGAGCCGCGGGCTCGTTGGTGATTTTTTTGCTTTGGGTTTATTATGCGTCACAGATTTTGTATTTGGGGGCGATTGTGACCAAGATCTGGGTGCAGCATCATGCACCCAGACCGGTGCTGGTGGCGGGCTAG
- a CDS encoding tetratricopeptide repeat protein: MFSKILQIAILSSIALQAASLERGRQLLEERNYKAAEAELRSVVQAEPDNAEANRALGIALSHLGKNDEAINRLKHAVQINGDSGAARIALASAQIEARQTNEAEASINEAANKSADPADLAYARGALLASQKKFKEAIPPLEESLRANNDNAMAHYYLGLAYSNQKRPDKMITHFNEFLRLEPDNPNAAKVRSFLKSAR, encoded by the coding sequence ATGTTTTCCAAAATATTACAGATTGCAATCCTCAGCAGCATCGCACTCCAGGCCGCAAGTCTCGAACGGGGACGCCAACTCCTCGAAGAACGAAACTACAAGGCAGCCGAGGCCGAGCTACGCTCGGTCGTACAGGCGGAGCCGGACAACGCGGAAGCAAATCGCGCCCTGGGAATCGCGCTCTCCCACCTTGGCAAAAATGACGAAGCCATCAACCGCTTGAAGCATGCGGTCCAGATCAACGGCGACAGTGGCGCTGCTCGCATTGCGCTTGCTTCCGCACAAATCGAAGCACGGCAAACGAATGAAGCCGAAGCCTCCATCAACGAAGCGGCCAATAAGTCCGCTGACCCGGCCGATCTCGCTTATGCCCGCGGGGCGCTGCTCGCCTCGCAGAAGAAATTTAAGGAAGCCATCCCGCCGCTCGAGGAGTCGCTACGCGCCAATAACGACAACGCGATGGCCCACTATTACCTCGGCCTCGCATACAGTAATCAAAAGCGGCCCGACAAGATGATCACTCACTTCAATGAGTTCCTACGCCTTGAGCCTGACAATCCGAACGCTGCCAAAGTCCGTTCTTTCTTGAAATCAGCTCGATAA
- a CDS encoding glycosyltransferase family A protein produces MELIVVDNASADRTREVALSFGATVIHEAVHHIARVRNAGASAAHGDVLAFVDAAFSG; encoded by the coding sequence GTGGAGCTGATCGTTGTCGACAATGCGAGCGCTGATCGCACCAGGGAGGTCGCCCTCTCCTTCGGAGCAACTGTCATCCACGAGGCCGTTCACCACATTGCAAGGGTTCGAAACGCCGGAGCAAGCGCTGCGCATGGCGATGTGTTGGCCTTCGTTGACGCCGCGTTTTCTGGATGA
- a CDS encoding ComEC/Rec2 family competence protein: MIRWIVLTGLLGGSLLPAQEVGSVLPPWSEGVLDIHQINTGKGNSTLFVLPDGTSLLLDAGAGSRPESPRVLPARPDASRTPGDWIARYVKRVLAFRGEPVLDYALLTHFHDDHMGYPFPNSKVGKGGYLLTGITEVGEAVPIRKLLDRGWPDYAYPTPLRDAMVENYRAFVKWQAANRGLQAERFVAGRKDQVVLQRNAAKYPNFEIRNVLVNTEVWTGVADTTRQQFPRLEDLQPADYPVENQCSLGFRLSYGKFDYGSFGDIPGKVREGGFAWEDMEQAVAKAVGPLEAVVLNHHGNRDSMTAGYLAGVRPQVLIDPVWSADHPGHDVLDRIYSTRIYPGPRDVFATNMSAANRAVIGPLLDRLQSSQGHILIRVAPGGDSFRVVILDDSSESMKVTAVHGPYVSR; encoded by the coding sequence ATGATCCGTTGGATTGTCTTGACTGGCTTGTTGGGTGGCTCGTTGCTGCCGGCGCAGGAGGTGGGGAGCGTGCTTCCTCCCTGGAGCGAGGGCGTTCTGGATATCCACCAGATCAATACGGGCAAGGGAAATTCCACACTCTTTGTGTTGCCCGATGGGACCTCGCTGCTGCTGGATGCGGGGGCAGGGTCGAGGCCGGAGTCACCCCGCGTGCTCCCGGCACGGCCAGATGCGAGCCGCACGCCGGGGGATTGGATCGCCCGCTATGTCAAACGCGTGCTGGCGTTTCGCGGGGAGCCTGTGCTCGACTACGCGCTTTTGACCCATTTCCACGATGACCATATGGGCTATCCTTTCCCCAATTCGAAGGTGGGGAAGGGCGGCTATCTGCTGACCGGAATTACGGAGGTAGGCGAGGCGGTTCCGATTCGCAAGCTGTTGGACCGGGGGTGGCCCGACTATGCGTATCCAACGCCGTTGCGGGACGCGATGGTGGAGAACTACCGGGCCTTTGTGAAGTGGCAGGCGGCGAACCGGGGATTGCAGGCGGAACGTTTTGTGGCGGGCCGGAAGGACCAAGTGGTGCTGCAGCGGAATGCGGCGAAGTATCCGAATTTTGAGATCCGGAATGTCCTGGTGAACACCGAGGTTTGGACCGGCGTGGCGGATACGACGCGGCAGCAGTTCCCGCGGCTCGAAGACTTGCAGCCCGCGGACTATCCGGTGGAGAACCAGTGCAGCCTGGGCTTCCGGTTGAGTTATGGAAAATTCGATTACGGCAGCTTTGGCGATATTCCGGGGAAGGTGCGCGAAGGGGGATTTGCCTGGGAAGACATGGAGCAGGCCGTGGCAAAGGCAGTGGGGCCGCTCGAAGCCGTGGTGCTGAATCATCATGGGAACCGTGATTCGATGACGGCAGGCTATCTGGCCGGGGTGCGGCCGCAAGTGCTGATCGATCCGGTTTGGTCTGCCGATCATCCGGGGCATGATGTGCTTGACCGGATCTACTCGACGCGGATTTATCCCGGGCCGCGTGATGTCTTTGCCACGAACATGTCCGCTGCGAACCGGGCAGTGATTGGTCCGCTGCTGGACCGCTTGCAGAGTTCGCAGGGACATATTCTGATTCGTGTGGCGCCGGGCGGAGACAGCTTCCGCGTGGTGATTCTCGATGACAGCTCCGAGAGCATGAAGGTGACTGCGGTTCATGGACCGTATGTGAGCCGCTAG
- a CDS encoding arginine repressor: MNKSERHQQILKLIREGEISTQEQLASLLKSRGIETTQVTLSRDVRELGLVKTAQGYAEIGGTTPRFLSMAREFMTSAVAAQNLVVVKTSPGHAMSLAIALDTEEWPNVLGTIAGDDTIFVAMADAAKAREFAEELQRPVFGHATS, encoded by the coding sequence ATGAATAAAAGCGAACGCCATCAACAGATTCTGAAGCTGATTCGCGAGGGCGAAATTTCGACGCAGGAACAGCTGGCGTCACTGTTGAAGTCGCGGGGGATCGAGACGACGCAAGTGACGCTCTCTCGCGACGTTCGCGAATTGGGATTGGTAAAAACAGCGCAGGGCTACGCGGAGATCGGTGGGACGACTCCGCGATTTTTGTCGATGGCGCGCGAGTTTATGACCTCCGCCGTGGCGGCGCAGAACCTGGTGGTGGTGAAGACCTCACCGGGGCATGCGATGTCGCTCGCGATTGCCCTCGATACGGAAGAGTGGCCGAATGTGCTGGGCACCATCGCGGGCGACGATACGATTTTTGTCGCGATGGCGGACGCGGCGAAGGCACGCGAGTTTGCCGAGGAACTGCAGCGGCCGGTGTTTGGACACGCGACGAGCTGA
- a CDS encoding translocation/assembly module TamB domain-containing protein, producing the protein MKLRYFRIAALSLGGFIIAGIAVLHTPPVKRFALAELQRVLAKQGITFHATGFDYNLLSLRARLREVVVTPKADMPPLLKLAAIDLDASLLDLIRGKIVVQNAALTKPEIYLLIDTSGHSNLPVLSSEGSSSSSPSILIEYLSIREASFRYEDRRAGTKLFIPQWQMNVDGHRLTNRHTISAQNLSPVDLTYGGQAYQIDRLQTTLDLGAKDVKILGLNLDALGATLRASGSIENFNAPTLHLQADADAKLDRFAALLKTRVAGEARVQVQAMGPIDQIAVTGQLSGKNLAYQQYKDFNLNSGFSYDGTTKIAGIRALRLASPFGNLSADGKLATEKGQSSLNAKLDSIRLDTLSRLAKSPITLASRATGAITAQWPGLSFERSTTTAQFHLHPTQAPAKNTLPVAGTLDARLRDGNGAIQLQNIDALGTALEGQIQLHQQQLSGSIEISAQNLSQSAAAAATIFASKLPPIAGQAEAKITLAGTLSRPEAQLQLEAAPVTVGTLAIEGAALDANYTADRVEIVSSSVRWKGQSLNATGTIGLDRAAKLNLKLHLDEASISDLLTGIEHRDIPASGRIQLDASITGTTKKPEAQAHLRGKDLVAYSQPFGALTADLTLSPAQLFEAQIALAKAPSETLNAQLSYDLDSDAIRADIQSTPLQLTTLDIPQFGRVTGAISLNAKSTGSSKDPHIEASLDTRNLIAANNKIGALSTSFQYAANDLAATLSAPLQHLNVQGHIATQEPYAFQAQAKAQDTDLNSLPLPADFPATGQFSFALSAKGNASDLRSIDATLLASRLDLRVKDQPISLDSPLDARLAGNLVTIHSAALRAPGATLRLEGSIPVDTTTGISSLHVDARADLAELSKLLHVTASGTASIQGLITGNLQAIDPKLEVKLDQVNYEQLTNANLLATAANGVFKIQSLNATALSAAITGSGDIPFALLPPEVPLVRSTAIAPAALELSVRNLDLSKLPNVPEELKGRVSATLDASATRASLDAVEARLTVNTFNVDYNQVHIEQDGLSSIRYANGVATVEKLAIKGPQTQLALTGSASEKRIDAKLSGSTDISLLTLFSSDLRSRGASSIEITATGTPANPQVSGFFELKDGEIAFPSPRIAAENLNARLDLTNNQLVVSSLKGDLNGGTLSGGGALGWTNGQLSGEGLTLSTRNVYLDFPADLKTVSNLDLKLAPVRDRTLVSGKVSISEGSYTDTLNLEGGIFNVVNRTPELDLTNERSAFLSKLDYNIGVKTVEPIVIDNNLAKVEMEVDARVVGNYYSPGLTGRLQLGEGGELYLNERKYLVDRGIITFVNEQRIEPVFDLSAKTSAAGYDITLGVQGSERERTTTLTSDPPLGEPDIASVLLTGRTLDRLQGDETSIAKEQVLSYLTGRVGNSLGQELQRATGLSQVRIEPGLIANESDPSARLTLGQNLTRQLSLVYSMNLINSGDQLIVGQYDFDKRFRTRALKQSDNSYRFDFSRTQEFGGIAPPPRTSSEREKRTIGKVGLDHDSLFTDEQIRKWLNAREGKRYDFFKIRKGLDKIEKKYAGEGLLESRVRLKRTMHDHIVDVDVEITPGPKVDFIYEGYSPSRSIKNKIRDLWQSGVFDIQRTAEASEQIRKDLLNDRYVEASVDVSVDSSDPDHKRVTFDVQKGTRFDSYKIVFAGATKIEEHELRRIIKEQKLENDAITAPKHIIELVTRYYQEQGYLDAKLAKPELILKDRTAQSVFPVSEGPLYQVQHLDFEGNQVYTKDELKKVSILEEGHLYSPEFRQLTTDNLRGLYGRKGYNDAEIGYQLERLPQQPGQLRVLFHIAEGKQTIVNRIQVTGNDETSRNFVRKQILLKRGEPLNMQALTDSRRNLYKTGAFSLVDIDRAPLSGSANQQLVNLNINVRELRPFLLSYGGYYDTERGPGGIVDIANRNSLGMARVVGMRVRYDSDLQEGRLYFSQPFLRQFPLRTTVSSYLRREIHEDFKTDRIGFSVQQEARFRKVWVFNYGYRMENTHTYESGPDPLFDTRLRVAPFTSSLSRDTRDDVLDATKGQFTSHAVDFAPTWSGSQLNFVKYFGQYFKYISLDKPKPTPMQNGAKKSRLVFATGIRIGLATGLNGQDLIVGRSSTGQVGLGERFFAGGGTTVRGFAQDGIGPRLFDGVSPAGGDAMIILNNEIRSPLYKIFDGVAFVDMGNLYDQASDFRPWQLRKAAGLGIRIRTPYFLLRFDYGIKLDRRPGEPLGRPFFSIGQAF; encoded by the coding sequence TTGAAACTTCGGTATTTCCGCATCGCGGCGCTCTCCCTGGGGGGATTCATCATCGCGGGAATCGCGGTGTTGCACACTCCCCCCGTCAAGCGTTTCGCTCTCGCTGAGTTGCAACGGGTCCTCGCCAAGCAAGGCATCACCTTCCATGCAACAGGCTTCGACTACAATCTGCTGAGTCTCCGTGCGCGGCTGAGGGAAGTCGTGGTCACCCCCAAGGCCGACATGCCGCCCTTGCTCAAGCTCGCAGCGATCGATCTCGACGCCTCGCTCCTCGATTTGATTCGCGGCAAAATTGTCGTCCAGAATGCAGCGCTCACCAAGCCCGAAATCTACCTGCTCATCGATACCAGCGGCCACTCCAATCTGCCGGTGCTATCGAGCGAAGGAAGCTCGTCCTCGTCCCCCTCGATCCTCATCGAGTACTTGAGCATTCGCGAAGCCTCCTTCCGCTACGAAGACCGCCGGGCTGGAACCAAGCTCTTCATCCCCCAATGGCAGATGAACGTCGATGGCCACCGCCTCACGAACCGGCATACCATCTCGGCCCAGAATCTCTCGCCTGTCGATCTCACCTATGGCGGCCAGGCCTATCAGATCGATCGCCTCCAAACCACCCTCGACCTCGGCGCAAAAGACGTGAAAATCCTGGGTCTGAATCTCGACGCCCTGGGCGCCACGTTGCGCGCCTCCGGCAGCATCGAAAACTTCAACGCACCCACGCTCCATCTGCAGGCCGATGCAGACGCAAAGCTCGACCGCTTCGCCGCCCTCCTCAAGACTCGCGTCGCAGGCGAAGCGCGGGTACAAGTCCAGGCCATGGGCCCCATCGATCAGATCGCCGTCACCGGCCAACTCAGCGGCAAGAATCTGGCCTACCAGCAGTACAAAGACTTCAACCTCAACTCGGGCTTCTCTTACGACGGCACTACGAAGATTGCCGGCATCCGCGCGCTTCGCCTCGCCTCTCCCTTTGGCAACCTCAGCGCCGATGGCAAGCTTGCCACCGAGAAGGGCCAGAGCAGTCTCAACGCGAAGCTCGATAGCATCCGGCTCGACACCCTCTCGCGGCTCGCCAAGTCCCCCATCACCCTTGCCAGCCGCGCCACGGGCGCCATCACCGCACAGTGGCCCGGCTTATCCTTCGAGCGCTCCACCACCACCGCGCAGTTCCACCTTCACCCCACGCAAGCGCCCGCCAAGAATACGCTCCCGGTCGCAGGCACTCTCGACGCCCGCCTGCGGGACGGCAATGGCGCCATCCAACTCCAGAACATCGATGCTCTGGGCACCGCCCTCGAGGGTCAGATCCAGCTCCACCAGCAACAGCTCAGCGGCAGTATCGAGATCAGCGCCCAGAATCTCTCGCAGTCTGCTGCCGCAGCAGCCACAATCTTTGCATCGAAGCTCCCGCCCATCGCAGGCCAGGCCGAAGCGAAGATCACTCTCGCCGGAACGCTGTCCAGGCCCGAAGCCCAGCTCCAGCTCGAAGCGGCTCCCGTCACCGTCGGCACTCTCGCAATCGAAGGCGCCGCGCTCGATGCCAATTACACCGCGGACCGCGTTGAGATCGTCTCTTCCTCTGTCCGCTGGAAAGGCCAGTCCCTCAATGCCACCGGCACCATCGGCCTCGACCGCGCGGCAAAACTCAACCTCAAGCTCCACCTCGACGAAGCTTCGATCTCCGACCTGCTGACTGGCATCGAACACCGCGACATCCCTGCCAGCGGCCGCATCCAGCTCGACGCCAGCATCACCGGCACCACCAAAAAGCCGGAAGCCCAAGCCCATCTCCGCGGAAAGGATCTCGTCGCCTATTCGCAACCCTTCGGAGCCCTCACCGCAGACCTCACCCTCTCCCCCGCACAACTCTTTGAAGCCCAAATCGCTCTCGCAAAAGCTCCCAGCGAAACCCTGAACGCGCAGCTCAGTTACGATCTCGATTCCGATGCAATCCGTGCGGACATCCAGTCCACACCGCTCCAGCTCACCACGCTCGACATCCCCCAGTTCGGCCGCGTCACCGGCGCAATCTCACTCAACGCAAAAAGCACCGGCAGCAGCAAAGATCCTCACATCGAAGCCAGTCTCGACACCCGCAACCTGATCGCCGCCAACAACAAAATCGGCGCCCTCAGCACAAGCTTCCAATACGCGGCAAACGACCTCGCCGCCACCCTCTCCGCGCCGCTCCAGCACCTCAACGTCCAAGGCCACATCGCCACCCAGGAGCCCTACGCCTTCCAGGCGCAGGCCAAGGCACAGGACACCGATCTCAACAGCCTGCCCCTACCGGCCGATTTCCCTGCCACCGGACAGTTCTCCTTTGCGCTCTCCGCCAAAGGCAACGCATCGGATCTGCGCTCGATCGACGCCACATTGCTCGCCTCGCGCCTCGACCTCCGCGTCAAGGACCAACCCATCTCGCTCGATTCCCCACTGGACGCCCGGCTGGCTGGCAACCTCGTCACCATCCACTCGGCGGCGCTCCGGGCTCCCGGAGCGACACTGCGGCTGGAAGGTTCCATCCCGGTCGATACAACCACCGGCATCAGTTCACTCCATGTCGATGCAAGAGCAGACCTCGCCGAGCTCTCGAAACTCCTCCACGTGACAGCCTCCGGCACCGCCTCCATCCAAGGCCTCATCACCGGCAACCTCCAGGCGATTGATCCAAAGCTCGAAGTGAAGCTCGACCAAGTCAACTACGAACAGCTCACCAACGCAAACCTCCTGGCCACGGCCGCGAACGGCGTCTTCAAGATCCAGTCCCTCAACGCAACCGCGCTCAGCGCCGCCATCACGGGCTCAGGTGATATCCCCTTTGCCCTGCTGCCGCCCGAAGTCCCACTCGTCCGCAGCACCGCCATCGCTCCCGCCGCGCTTGAGCTCTCCGTCAGGAATCTCGATCTATCCAAGCTCCCAAACGTACCGGAAGAACTCAAGGGCAGAGTCTCGGCCACACTCGATGCCAGCGCCACCCGCGCGAGCCTCGACGCTGTAGAAGCCCGCCTCACCGTCAACACCTTCAACGTCGATTACAACCAGGTCCACATCGAGCAGGACGGCCTCTCCTCCATCCGCTATGCCAACGGCGTCGCCACCGTCGAAAAGCTCGCCATCAAAGGCCCGCAAACCCAACTCGCCCTCACCGGTTCGGCCAGCGAGAAACGCATCGACGCAAAGCTCAGCGGCAGCACCGACATCTCGCTGCTCACGCTCTTCTCCTCAGACCTGCGCTCGCGCGGCGCCTCCAGCATCGAGATCACCGCAACAGGCACACCGGCCAATCCCCAAGTCTCCGGCTTCTTCGAATTGAAAGACGGCGAGATCGCATTCCCCTCTCCCCGTATCGCCGCCGAAAATCTCAACGCCCGCCTCGACCTCACCAACAACCAACTCGTCGTCTCCTCGCTCAAAGGCGACTTGAACGGCGGCACGCTCAGCGGCGGAGGCGCTCTCGGCTGGACCAACGGCCAGCTCAGCGGCGAAGGCCTCACCCTCTCCACCCGCAACGTCTATCTCGATTTCCCCGCTGACCTCAAGACCGTCTCCAATCTCGATCTCAAACTGGCCCCCGTGCGCGACCGTACCCTCGTCTCCGGCAAGGTCAGCATCAGCGAGGGCTCCTACACAGACACCCTGAATCTCGAAGGCGGCATCTTCAACGTCGTCAATCGCACGCCCGAGCTCGACCTCACCAACGAACGGAGTGCCTTCCTCTCCAAGCTCGACTACAACATCGGCGTCAAGACCGTTGAGCCCATCGTCATCGATAACAACCTCGCCAAGGTCGAGATGGAAGTCGACGCCCGCGTTGTTGGCAATTACTATAGCCCCGGCCTCACTGGCCGTCTGCAACTGGGCGAAGGCGGCGAGCTCTATCTGAACGAGCGCAAGTACCTCGTCGATCGCGGCATCATCACCTTCGTCAACGAGCAGCGCATTGAGCCGGTCTTTGATCTCTCCGCCAAGACCAGCGCCGCCGGCTACGACATCACCCTCGGCGTGCAAGGCAGCGAGCGCGAGCGCACCACCACCCTCACCTCAGATCCACCTCTCGGCGAACCCGACATCGCCTCGGTCCTCCTCACCGGCCGCACCCTCGACCGTCTCCAGGGCGACGAGACCAGCATCGCCAAGGAGCAGGTTCTCTCTTACCTCACCGGCCGCGTCGGCAACTCACTCGGGCAGGAACTCCAGCGGGCCACCGGCCTCTCGCAGGTGCGCATCGAACCGGGCCTCATCGCCAACGAATCCGATCCCAGCGCCCGCCTCACCCTCGGCCAGAATCTCACCCGCCAGTTGAGCCTCGTCTATTCGATGAACCTCATCAACAGCGGCGACCAGCTCATCGTCGGGCAGTACGATTTCGACAAACGCTTCCGCACCCGGGCCCTCAAGCAGAGCGACAACAGCTACCGCTTCGACTTCAGCCGCACCCAGGAGTTCGGTGGCATCGCCCCCCCGCCCAGAACCAGCTCTGAGCGCGAAAAGCGCACCATTGGCAAAGTCGGTCTCGATCACGACAGCCTCTTCACCGACGAACAGATCCGCAAATGGTTAAACGCCCGCGAAGGCAAGCGCTACGACTTCTTCAAAATCCGCAAAGGCCTCGACAAGATCGAAAAGAAGTATGCCGGCGAAGGCCTGCTTGAATCCCGCGTTCGTCTCAAGCGCACCATGCACGATCACATCGTCGATGTCGATGTCGAGATCACGCCCGGCCCCAAAGTCGATTTCATCTACGAAGGCTACAGCCCTTCCCGCAGCATCAAAAACAAAATCCGCGACCTCTGGCAGTCCGGCGTTTTTGACATCCAGCGAACCGCCGAGGCGAGCGAGCAAATCCGCAAGGATCTGCTGAACGATCGTTACGTCGAAGCCAGTGTCGATGTCTCCGTCGACAGCTCCGACCCGGACCACAAGCGCGTCACCTTCGATGTCCAGAAGGGAACCCGCTTTGATTCCTACAAAATCGTCTTTGCCGGCGCCACCAAGATTGAAGAGCACGAGCTCCGCCGCATCATCAAGGAGCAAAAGCTCGAGAACGACGCGATCACCGCACCCAAGCACATCATCGAGCTCGTCACCCGTTATTACCAGGAGCAAGGCTATCTCGATGCCAAGCTCGCCAAGCCCGAGCTCATTCTCAAGGACCGCACCGCGCAATCCGTCTTCCCCGTATCGGAGGGCCCGCTCTATCAGGTCCAGCACCTTGATTTCGAAGGCAATCAGGTCTACACCAAAGACGAACTTAAAAAGGTCTCCATTCTTGAGGAAGGCCATCTGTACAGCCCGGAGTTCCGCCAGCTCACCACAGACAATCTACGCGGCCTCTACGGCAGAAAAGGCTACAACGACGCCGAAATCGGCTACCAGTTGGAACGGCTCCCGCAGCAACCGGGCCAGCTCCGCGTGCTCTTCCACATCGCGGAAGGCAAGCAGACCATCGTCAACCGCATCCAAGTCACCGGCAACGACGAAACCAGCCGCAACTTTGTCCGCAAGCAGATTCTCCTCAAGCGTGGCGAGCCGCTCAACATGCAGGCGCTCACCGATTCGCGCCGCAACCTATACAAGACCGGCGCCTTCTCGCTTGTTGACATTGACCGCGCCCCGCTCTCTGGCAGCGCCAACCAGCAGCTCGTCAACCTCAATATCAACGTCCGCGAACTGCGCCCCTTCCTGCTCAGCTACGGTGGCTACTACGATACAGAACGCGGCCCAGGCGGCATCGTCGACATCGCCAACCGCAACAGCCTCGGCATGGCCCGTGTCGTCGGCATGCGCGTCCGCTACGATAGCGATCTGCAGGAAGGCCGTCTCTATTTCTCACAGCCCTTCCTCCGTCAGTTCCCGCTCCGCACCACCGTCTCCAGCTATCTGCGCCGCGAAATTCATGAGGATTTTAAGACCGATCGCATTGGCTTTTCCGTCCAGCAGGAAGCGCGCTTCCGCAAGGTCTGGGTCTTCAACTACGGCTATCGCATGGAGAACACGCACACCTACGAGAGCGGCCCTGATCCTCTCTTCGACACCCGTCTCCGTGTCGCGCCCTTCACCTCTTCGCTCAGCCGCGACACCCGTGACGACGTTCTCGACGCCACCAAGGGCCAGTTCACCTCCCACGCCGTCGACTTCGCACCCACCTGGTCCGGCAGCCAGTTGAACTTCGTAAAGTACTTCGGCCAATACTTCAAGTACATCTCCCTCGACAAACCCAAGCCCACCCCCATGCAGAACGGCGCAAAGAAATCCCGCCTGGTCTTTGCCACCGGCATCCGCATTGGTCTGGCCACCGGACTCAATGGGCAGGATCTCATCGTCGGCCGCAGTTCCACCGGGCAAGTCGGCCTCGGAGAACGCTTCTTCGCCGGAGGGGGAACGACCGTCCGCGGCTTCGCGCAGGACGGCATTGGACCCAGACTCTTTGATGGCGTCTCGCCCGCCGGTGGCGATGCCATGATCATTCTGAATAACGAAATCCGTTCGCCGCTCTATAAGATCTTCGACGGCGTCGCCTTCGTCGACATGGGCAACTTATACGATCAGGCCTCAGACTTCCGGCCCTGGCAATTGCGCAAGGCCGCCGGTCTCGGCATCCGCATCCGCACGCCGTACTTCCTGCTCCGTTTCGATTACGGCATCAAGCTCGACCGCCGCCCCGGCGAACCACTGGGCCGCCCCTTCTTCAGCATCGGCCAGGCCTTCTAG